Proteins encoded together in one Amblyomma americanum isolate KBUSLIRL-KWMA chromosome 1, ASM5285725v1, whole genome shotgun sequence window:
- the LOC144123603 gene encoding uncharacterized protein LOC144123603, with translation MRVEHQGQQLDAILKRLSSSAPQSSCTTEDVLQQPFGDIESFEIFDSKLSENDSLKTRLLHQLSGLGGTSIGSATRRMLSLLLSPKVAIKFSWLGQKGKKSSRHWAIKKNFAEATRNDVESVIKVWLRHSGDKLKKLELKAANVQQEGEFSVKIAAKHLLACGLLLHYWLVEEC, from the exons ATGCGTGTCGAGCATCAGGGTCAGCAGCTTGATGCCATATTGAAGCGACTGAGCAGTAGCGCTCCGCAGAGCAGCTGCACGACTGAAGACGTCTTGCAGCAGCCATTTGGAGACATCGAGTCATTTGAAATATTTGACTCAAAACTATCTGAAAATGACAGCTTGAAAACAAGACTG TTGCATCAGCTCTCGGGTCTCGGAGGAACCTCGATTGGATCCGCCACAAGGAGGATGCTAAGCTTGCTGCTGAGCCCCAAAGTGGCGATAAAATTCAGTTGGCTTGGCCAAAAGGGAAAAAAGTCTTCTCGGCACT gggcaataaagaaaaattttgcagaAGCAACAAGGAACGATGTGGAGAGCGTAatcaaagtttggctgcggcacTCGGGGGACAAACTGAAAAAACTAGAGTTAAAAGCTGCAAATGTTCAGCAAGAAGGTGAGTTTTCAGTCAAAATAGCTGCAAAACATTTACTAGCATGTGGTCTATTACTGCATTACTGGCTAGTAGAAGAGTGCTAG